GTAGCAACTCTGGGCGTCTCTCTAATAGTCCTGGTTCGCTCTCGGGCCCTTTGCTATGGGCGCCACTGAGCGAGATCTTTGGCCGCCAGCTACTGTTTATTGGAACCTATGCTGGCCTGACAATCTTCAATGCAGCCTGTGCTGGTGCTCCCAATGGAGCTTCATTACTGGTCTTCCGATTTCTAGCGGGCTCCTTTGGTTCCTCTCCCTTGACCAATGGTGGCGGAACCATAGCTGATATGTTCCCTGCCCACCAACGAGGCCTGGCGATGACGCTGTTTGCGTCTGGGCCATCCCTAGGTCCAGTGTTGGGCCCGATTTGTGGTGGATTTCTTGGGGAGAATGCTAGCTGGCGTTGGGTGATGGGATTCCTGGCGATATACGCTGGGGTTATGTGGATCGGAGGAACCATCCTTATCCCAGAAACCTATGCCCCGACATTGCTGAGGCGCCGGGCTGCTAAATTGTCTAGCATGACTGGAAAGGTGTATATCAGCAGCGCTCAGTTGAAACAGGGCAAGGTTTCTTTGCGTAATGCTATTAGCACCTCCTTAGTGCGGCCGTGGATTCTACTCTTCAAGGAACCCATCGTTCTCCTGTTATCGATCTATATGGCCATCATCTACGGTACCCTCTACTTGTTCTTCGCCGCGTTTCCAGTTGTTTTTGAGCAGGCTCGTGGTTGGAATCAAGGCATGGAAGGTTTAGCATTTTTGGGCATAGCTGTGGGCATGGTGGCGGCTTTGGTTTATACGATCCCGGACAACAAGCGTtatgttctccttgatcagaAGCACAACGGTTTTGCACCACCAGAAGCTCGGCTCCCACCAGCAATTGTTGGCTCTTTCGCCATTCCAGTGGGGTTGTTTTGGTTCGCTTGGACTAATTATCCCTCCATTCATTGGATTGttagcatcatggctggcgCTCCTTTCGGCTTCGGTATGATTCTGGTGTTTCTAAGCATCATGAATTATCTGGTTGATGCATATACGATCTTTGCCGCTTCAGTTCTTGCTGCTAATTCAACCCTACGCTCCTTGTTCGGCGCAGCCTTTCCACTCTTTACGGTACAGATGTATGATAAGTTGGGGCTGCACTGGGCATCAAGCATCCCAGCATTCCTGGCATTGGTCTGCGTTCCATTTCCGTACCTTTTCTACATATATGGAGCGCGCATCAGGACTCATTGCAAATTTGCGGCTGAATCTGACGCTTTTATGCAAAGTTTGAAGGCGGCCCAGAATCAACAAGAACAGGAGTTAGAGGAGCAGGATAATAGTACTGAGGACGAGCGTACAGTGGTTGACGAAGGCGTCTTCAGCTCAAGCCATAGACGAACGTCCTCGGTCCATGGCCCATCTTCAGTATATGATGGCAACCCCTATGATATTGATCGTGTTCACACTAGAAAGTCATTCTCTTAGCCTTTAGAAACCCAACCTTGCTCAGCTTTAATTAGGTTTAATATTAGAAGCCAGGTACTTGAAACATTAACTCGCTTCCCTCTTCAAATTACATGGAATTTGTTATTTATCTCACCGAGATATTATATAAACTGGCTTATTAAATAGAGTAGGATTCGCGACACAAAGTTCAGTATCTATATAGTCAATGCGCAGGTGAAACCAAGTGGACCTACTCCGTATTAACCTTGAATATAATGTGAGGTGGATCAACTGAATCTCGCGATTGGCGATTTGATACTGCTGGCAAAGTCTCTAAAATAGAATACTTACACGCTGCCCATGTAAGACTTGCCGCTGGGGGAAGCAGTCGTCCTGAGCGTATTTTCAAGTCAAGAAACTTCAGGTAATAGAGGTCAAGTTAAGGTCGATCTACAGCATTTCTTGGTTGTGAAAATTCACGTCGTGAAAGTGGATACAGCCTGAGCAAATAAACTCAACGCTAAGCACACCCACTGACCACTCCGCTTTTCACTTAACAGGACTAGGCCTATGGGCCCAGGAGAGAGCTatgctgagaatggcaatCACCGAATTACTCTTGCATCTGCCTATTTCAAGGGCCAGGAACTACGACCCGGATCGAATATAAATATACTGCTCAAGAACTCCAAATATCTTGTCCAATCAATTCCTCAGAAAACATCATTGCCAGCCTACCATGACTCACACTAGAGATCCAAAGCCGGCACCACTTACTATTGCCGAAGACGAGCTTCTAGCTGATAAGGAAGACCTGGCTGCCGAGATCTCCTATGAGCAATACAGCCATGACCCAATTGAGCGGACTTTTGATATTACTTTGGGAGGGAGCATCTTCCAGGATATTGGTTCTGTTCTTACCAAAGCTGGCAGGGCAATATTTTTCCCCAATGTTTTGCAGCATCGTGTTTCGCAATTCAAACTTGCCGATCCTACCAAACCCGGTCATAGAAAGATCCTCGCGTTGTTCCTGGTCGACCCGGCGATACCCATCATCAGCACTTCCAATGTACCGCCCCAGCAGAAGCATTGGTGGGCTACTCATGCCGGGTTGAGCTCCGAGCATGGGGTGATGCCACCtgagttgattgagaagGTGGTTGATTACGTTGACTGGCCAATTGACCTGGAAGACGCCAAAAAGGTGCGCATGGATCTGATGAAGGAGCGGACATCATTTAAAGCAGGGGAGGAATCGAGATTCGAGAGGATGAAATGGAGTTTCTGCGAGCATTAATTGTTATTAGGAAACATGttgtcttctttttgccCGAGAGTAGGGTAGGCTTTTTATGACTTGCTTATGCTAGCATAACGGTTGCACCTTGGCCACTTTAATTATGCATAAAGCTTGCATAAAATAAGCTCAAAGAGTTAAGAGTAAAATTGAAAAAAAAGCCACGGAAAACATGCTCTCGgtgactttggctttgatctcGCCATGGCTATCTCCATTTGCGTATAAATGAGGgcctggctgctgctctttcGACAACTTGCTTATCTGTATTTTCGTATAGAGCTATGCACTTTATGCACCTCAGTTACCTGTGACCTCTTGTAGTAAAGGTCTGATCTAAACTCTTTATGGCTGAGTTTGCATCATATCGTGCAATCACAAACTTTGATTGGATGGCATGTGCTTAGACTCGGTGGCTACCAAGTCCAGGCAAAGGCGCAGCCAGCTGCGCCCCACTAGGCTGAGAGTAGGGAGTACGTACTCTTATTGTCTCTACTTGGAATAAAATGAGACACAAAGCAGCATCTTATTGATATTTTGTATCATCCTGATTTCCGACAAAATGCCTCAAACAGGTCCTTCCATGTCCCCAGAACTGGGCATCCGCCTTGAAGAAAATCAGCACTCATATTCTCCAGGCGACACAATTATTGGCTATGTTTACCGAAAAAGTCCTGTCGTGAGTCCAGACTCATCAGTTACCATCTCTCTATCTGGGAGAGCCAAATCCAAGATCGTTATCCATCGCGCAAGCACAAACACCACAACTAGTTACCGAGGCCGTTTCAATCTCATCCCCGAGTCGGCTTGCTCCCAGAATATCTTCCAAGGTCCGCTCCATATTGAAAGCGGCGGCGATGAGCAGACGTGGCCGTTTGCAATAACGCTGCCGAAGTATGTTGACCCGAGATACTTGCAAGGCGGGCGGCAAGACCAGAGCTATTTGCCTCTCGGCGCGACGGATCATATTCTACCATCGACCTTTACACTTCGCTCCATTGGAGAGACTGAGGGTTTTGTCGAGTACTTTATGAAAGCTACCTTGAGGGCCACGGCAAAAGGCCATGTTAATATGACTGAAGCTGTCCTTCCGTTCGATGTCATCAATCTCAGTCCTGACCCTCCCATAGCCGACTTCGGTCTTAAAGGTTCACGGAGCCGTCAGACCATGTCGAGCTATCGTCTTGTCCCCGGTATGGAAGATGTCAAGTTATCATTTTCtcagaagatcaagcagtCTTTCAGCACTTCAAGTGTACCAGAACTCGTCTGCAATCTCCTTGTTGACGTCCCAACCGTCATTCAGCTTGAAAATCCAACTCCGATCCCGTTCAAGTTACGTGTCGTTCCAGATTTAAATGCGACAAGCGAAATCATCAGACAAATCCCACAAAAGGTCAAATTGACATCAGTCTCTATGCGAATCGTCAGCAGCACCGAGGTCATAAGCGAAGGAACTCTATTTTCCCAGACAAATGAAAAACGTGAAGAGAATGACCTGTGCGTTGAGAGTGCCATGAACAGAATCCAGGGCGATATCTATATCCCCTGTACAGATGAAGGGCCTCCACTCGATATTGGAGCCATACTTGGCTTGCGTCTTGAACAATTACGACCTGGATCTCCCCATCGACCAAGCAGTTTAGTGAAACTAAACCCTACCTTTACCACATACAACATTCGCCATTCGCACAGATTGACATGGAAGGTCATAGGTGAAATAGCTGGAGAGCGCTTTAGCGCGTTGGGTGCAGTC
This genomic interval from Fusarium verticillioides 7600 chromosome 1, whole genome shotgun sequence contains the following:
- a CDS encoding hypothetical protein (At least one base has a quality score < 10) produces the protein MADSDEKTRPDDAEDTKTKTLPHWRLVIDQAGVTPEVLALHYPGPGGSNSGRLSNSPGSLSGPLLWAPLSEIFGRQLLFIGTYAGLTIFNAACAGAPNGASLLVFRFLAGSFGSSPLTNGGGTIADMFPAHQRGLAMTLFASGPSLGPVLGPICGGFLGENASWRWVMGFLAIYAGVMWIGGTILIPETYAPTLLRRRAAKLSSMTGKVYISSAQLKQGKVSLRNAISTSLVRPWILLFKEPIVLLLSIYMAIIYGTLYLFFAAFPVVFEQARGWNQGMEGLAFLGIAVGMVAALVYTIPDNKRYVLLDQKHNGFAPPEARLPPAIVGSFAIPVGLFWFAWTNYPSIHWIVSIMAGAPFGFGMILVFLSIMNYLVDAYTIFAASVLAANSTLRSLFGAAFPLFTVQMYDKLGLHWASSIPAFLALVCVPFPYLFYIYGARIRTHCKFAAESDAFMQSLKAAQNQQEQELEEQDNSTEDERTVVDEGVFSSSHRRTSSVHGPSSVYDGNPYDIDRVHTRKSFS